Genomic window (Leptolyngbya sp. 'hensonii'):
GATAATCCAGCAGCCGAGGTCAAGGGACCAAAGTACCGAGTTAAGAAAGGAAAGACGCCGGTGCTCACCGATGAAGAAATGCGGGAGCTACTTGACTCTATTGATGTGTCCCACGTTGTGGGTATGCGCGATCGGGCTTTGATTGCCACGATGTTTTTCAGCTTTGCTCGGGTCAGTGCAGTTCTGGGAATGAAGGTTGAAGACTACTTTCCAAAAGGCAAACGGTACTGGCTCAGGCTGCATGAAAAAGGAGGCAAGTACCACGAGATTCCGACCCATCATAAGGCCGAGGAATATCTTGACCAGTATATGGATGAGGCGAAGCTATGGAATGAAAAAGGGACTCCCCTCTTTCGCACAACAGTTGGACGGACGCGAAAGCTTACAGAGCGAGGACTTCAGCGTCAGGAAGCCTGGGCTATGATTAAGCGGCGAGCCCTTGCAGCAGGGGTCAATACAGATGCTTGTAACCATACATTCCGTGCTTCAGGAATTACTAATTTCTTAAGAAATGGCGGTAGCAGGGACAATGCCCAGAAGATTGCAGCGCATGAAGATAGCCGGACGACGGCGTTGTACGACCGGCGAGAAGACACTATTAGCCTTGATGAAATCGAGAGAATACGGCTGTAAAATGCCTCTTCTAGGAACTATGCAGCCTCCGCACTTTTGAATAAAGAGCGAATACGTGTTTCCCAATGAGATTGGTGAACCAGTCTCGCCTTATGACGCTCTTGAGCCAGGATCTCGGCCTTAGTTAGTTTTGAAAGCTCTTTCCACTCACTTTCAAAGACGTATGTGGCATTTTCATAATGAGCACATTCGAGGACGTAAATGCCAGCCTCTGGAAACCCAAAAATTACGTACCCTGTAAAGCCACCGTGTCCTACAGCTACAAATGCTGGCTTGTAGCTATTTATCTCTTTCAATCGGTGCTCAATAACTGGCCGTGCTCCTTTTCTGCGGACATTAAGGACACGGTGAAGATGGGGCTCAAGTTTGCTCCAAGGCATCTCACCTGGAGGCAGTAATTTCCAATTTAAAGAGATGGTCGGAACGACTCCAGTTGGTAGAAGGTCCTTGGTTACAACATCGCAGAAGCCAAAAAGCTCAAGCATCAAATTGATCCCATGGCGAAGCTTGCGAGGTTTTGTGGGGGCAAAAAGAAAAGACTCTTCTGTAGCGATTGCTAGTCTTCCATCTGGAAGGACAACAACAGAAAGCTCTATTCCGGGAGGGGGAACTAGTGTTCGAGGGTAGCGATGGTAAGGTACGTCAACGAACTCAACGACTTCAATCCTATTTTTACCGTGCCACTGTTGGTAGCGCCATTCACGCTGTTTGTAACATGTCTCTTTGGGCTGGTTTCGGTGCCGAATGAAGCTTCCCTCAGCATTAAAACGTGAAATGGGGCCAAGGCGGGAGGGGAGGATCTTCTCCCCGACGCGAGGGCTTGCAGAAAATCCCACACGTTGAAGGCGTTGGCTTGTTATGTCGTCGATCGGAGCAACGAGTACAACCTCTACTCCGTGAGGAACACCAGGGAGGTTACGTTCTAGATTTAGAATTCGCTTTTTTTGGATACGCATGTGATTAACCTTGAGGAGGATAGTTGTCATTACCGTAGGAGTCCCGTTCGCGGATACGCCCGTCGCGACCGTGGATAAACAGCTCAGAACCTTGATTTCGGGCTGCTTCTCTGGCTCGCTCAATGGCTTCGGCCTGGGTGTTGTGAACCGAGGAAGCTTTTTCGCTGCCCTCAGACTTAACGGCCCATCCCTGCGGGTGCGGCACTACATGCTGGTTTTTCTTGGCCATAAGGCTCTCCTTTGAAATCAAATAGTTACGATTTAGAAGTGCTAATAAAGCACTTTCTATCTTAATTATTACATAAAAGTTCTATATCGGCAACATTCTTCTGGTCTTTTTGCCGAAAAAGTGCGATCATAGAACATAGGAGGACGGCTATGACACTTACACATGAAGCGATCGGAGAAAGGCTCAAGGAGGCGAGAAAGAACGTCCGGCTGAGCCAGGAGGAGGCAGCCCAAGCTGTTGGGCTTGATCGGACTGCCATCGTAAAAATTGAAAAAGGTGCTCGAACTGTTACTGGTGTTGAACTGCTTCTGCTAGCGCGACTTTATAGAAGAGACCCGGCTGAATTTCTAGTTGAACAACCTCTTCAAGAAGATCCCATTACTACCCTTGGTCGTATTCAAGGGAACGCTCCATTGGAATGGAGTAAGGAGGTATCTCATAACATTGAGATACTTAAGGAAGCTGTTCGGCTGCGCGAGGCATTAGGTGATCAGATTCATGCCTTTCCACCTATCTATCAGTTACCCGCTCCTAACTCTTACGAAGAGGCAATTGAACAGGGAAAGGAAATTGCTGTACTTGAGCGGAAACGTCTCAAGCTGGGATCTGGACCAATCTCTGATATTGTTAGCCTCATAGCCTCTCAAGGGATCTGGACGGCTGCTGTTCCCTTTCCTGATGATGTCTCTGGACTGTTTATTGCCCATGATAAATATGGACTAGCGATATTCATTCATGAAGGACAGGCACTGGTCAGACAGCGATTTTCCTATGCACATGAGTATGCTCATGCGCTTGTAGATCGTAATCGGAGAGAGCCTGAACCAACTTCTACTAAGAATAGGAATGACTTCATAGAAAAACGGGCGAACGCTTTTGCAAGTGAATTTTTAATTCCAGCAGCAGGAGTTTATGAAACGCTAGAACGAAAGCAAAAAGGTCGTCCAAGCCGTGCGTCTTCTTGGATTTGGGATGCAGCTACAAATGAAGCAATTCATCATGACATAAGACACGATGGAAATGCACATAAGATCAGTGTGCATGATGTTGCACTTTTAGCTCATGAATATATTGTGAGCTATGATGTTGCTGCTATACGTTTAAGAGACATTAACGCAATAAGTAAGAGCCAGCTTGATACACTGCTTGAACAAAGAGAAAAAGGAAAGCAGCTACTAAAATCTTTGAAGCTTTTCGATCTGTTTTCTGAGGAAAAAGAGGCTCAAGATGATCAACCTTATCTAATGCGTCAACTTGTTATTCTGGGAATTGAAGCATTTCGTAGAGGTAAAATATCTGCGGGACGATTTCGATCAGTATGTGAGCTTGCGGGAATTCCGTATGAGGATCTTATGCCGGTTGCTATGGCTGATATTGAGGAATAGTTGTGGGGTTGTCGTCAAAACCTTTCCTTGTTGTGGATGCTTCTCCGCTTATCCTGGTTGACTGACAAAACTCATGGAACAAAGCAGTAGGTTTTGACAGTGAATTCGCGTTTCAAGCGTTTCTTCTCCTGCTTTTTTGATGCCGAGCTAGGTTCTGGATCTGCCTTTCCACTGAGAGAAAGCGTCACGAACAAATTCCAGCCCTGATAAAGGACCCCCTTGAGCCAATTCCAGCCAATCCTGAAATAGCTGTTGCCGCGTTGCCAGTGCGGGTCCACCCAACGCCGCTTGCCCGTAGTCACCACTTGTTGTCCTTGTACCGTCAGCAAGAGCGTGGCGACCGCCATCACCAGACACAAGCGTGAGAGGGCAGGAACCGAGCGAATTTCAGAACGCTCCAATTGGAAGCCGTTGGATTTTTCGTCTAACAGTTCCTCCTCGATTTGAAAGCGCTCGCCGTATTGACGAAAGGTTTGCAAAGTTGTGGGTTGATCAGAAACGACCATCCACACCTGCTGACTCTGCACATCCCGCGCTAATGCTAGGTGCAACCCGTCCAGCCTCTGGGTTTTGGTCAACCCAACACCTTGCAGAAGAATTGCTTCCCCTAACCCCAGGGGATACTGGTTGAGTTGAATCCAACCTTTGCTGGGACGGTGAATCCAACTGTTGCTTTTGACCCGAATCCGAAAATGCCAGCCTAATTCATCCCGCAGATACCGCATCAGGTCAGTATCAGCAAAGCCTCGGTCTGCCAGAAAACAGACTGAAGTTCCCGCAGGCAAAAGCCGTGCGGCTCGCTTCAGCATCGACTGGTAGACCTCAAACTTGATACTACTGCTGTTGTGCCGCAGCACGCGAAAGACCAAGGGAACTGCTCGTCCCCGATACTGCACTGATACCCGTACCAGGCAGTACTCATCCCACAGCATCGAGGTGTCTTCAATCACGGTGATGGATGCCTCCCCCCAACGCCTCAGCGCTTGGGCAATTAAGCTACTGTACAGCCTCTGGACATTAATCCGAGGATTATGCAGCCAACGACTGAAGCGTCGTTGATAGCTTTGAGCAAACCGGGCACGACTGTTGACATAGACTCGCCATTTGCTCAAGTTGATGCACTCACTGCAAATCAGTCCGATGACCATCCAAATCAAGGTTTGGAGATGGCGTTGGTCTGCCCAAGCAGACGATTGACGCAACAGAGTTTGCAGTTG
Coding sequences:
- a CDS encoding DUF2188 domain-containing protein, with amino-acid sequence MAKKNQHVVPHPQGWAVKSEGSEKASSVHNTQAEAIERAREAARNQGSELFIHGRDGRIRERDSYGNDNYPPQG
- a CDS encoding transposase, with protein sequence MRTSRLHDQLQTLLRQSSAWADQRHLQTLIWMVIGLICSECINLSKWRVYVNSRARFAQSYQRRFSRWLHNPRINVQRLYSSLIAQALRRWGEASITVIEDTSMLWDEYCLVRVSVQYRGRAVPLVFRVLRHNSSSIKFEVYQSMLKRAARLLPAGTSVCFLADRGFADTDLMRYLRDELGWHFRIRVKSNSWIHRPSKGWIQLNQYPLGLGEAILLQGVGLTKTQRLDGLHLALARDVQSQQVWMVVSDQPTTLQTFRQYGERFQIEEELLDEKSNGFQLERSEIRSVPALSRLCLVMAVATLLLTVQGQQVVTTGKRRWVDPHWQRGNSYFRIGWNWLKGVLYQGWNLFVTLSLSGKADPEPSSASKKQEKKRLKREFTVKTYCFVP
- a CDS encoding XRE family transcriptional regulator: MTLTHEAIGERLKEARKNVRLSQEEAAQAVGLDRTAIVKIEKGARTVTGVELLLLARLYRRDPAEFLVEQPLQEDPITTLGRIQGNAPLEWSKEVSHNIEILKEAVRLREALGDQIHAFPPIYQLPAPNSYEEAIEQGKEIAVLERKRLKLGSGPISDIVSLIASQGIWTAAVPFPDDVSGLFIAHDKYGLAIFIHEGQALVRQRFSYAHEYAHALVDRNRREPEPTSTKNRNDFIEKRANAFASEFLIPAAGVYETLERKQKGRPSRASSWIWDAATNEAIHHDIRHDGNAHKISVHDVALLAHEYIVSYDVAAIRLRDINAISKSQLDTLLEQREKGKQLLKSLKLFDLFSEEKEAQDDQPYLMRQLVILGIEAFRRGKISAGRFRSVCELAGIPYEDLMPVAMADIEE
- a CDS encoding tyrosine-type recombinase/integrase — translated: MSDSIVLKSNSSVLSSSGHPEILLPAIVVEAGESTARRFMEFFLVSIRNKNTRMAYAQAVKQFLDWCEDRGLEFSGISALAIAAYIERHPGSAPTINQHLTAIRSMFGWMVTGGILKDNPAAEVKGPKYRVKKGKTPVLTDEEMRELLDSIDVSHVVGMRDRALIATMFFSFARVSAVLGMKVEDYFPKGKRYWLRLHEKGGKYHEIPTHHKAEEYLDQYMDEAKLWNEKGTPLFRTTVGRTRKLTERGLQRQEAWAMIKRRALAAGVNTDACNHTFRASGITNFLRNGGSRDNAQKIAAHEDSRTTALYDRREDTISLDEIERIRL